CCAGGCGGCCCCGCGGACGGCGTTCCGCGGGGGGCTCGAGGTAGGGGTCCAGCGGGGGACCGTTGGCTAGCTGGCCAGACGACGGCGGCGTTGGCGCTGACGGCGCAGCGCGCGACGCTCGTCCTCGCTCAGGCCGCCCCAGACACCGGCGTCCTGGTTGGACTCCAGCGCCCACTCGAGGCACTCGGCCACGACAGGGCAGGCCTGGCAGATGGCCTTCGCTCGTTCGGTCTGCTCCAGCGCCGGGCCGGTGCTACCGACCGGGAAGAACAGTTCGGGGTCCTCGTCGAGGCAGGCGGATCGACTACGCCAAGACAGCATGTGCGCCTCGCTCCTTCTCGGGATATGGCAAGTTCGTGTCCGCGGGGGCGGGGATATCGGCTCGGGACGTACGGACCTGCATCGGCATCGCCGTTCGACGGTTGCGAACAGCTGGGTTCGGTGGGTAACAACGGTGGTACCCGATGGCGCGAGAACACCTCGGTGAAGAGGGGCGTGAAACCGGGACCCAAGTGAAGCCGGTCACTGGCGAGGGGCTCGCGCTCGCTTGTGAAGGAGAGTACAAGCGCCGTTGGGCCCCGTCCAGACCCGCTTGCAAGAACTCGCACCCCTTTTTGGTGGCCGAACGGACAGGGGCCGAGTGGCCCGAGGTGACTGGTCCGTCAGACGATCAGCTGCAGCGCATCGGGGACGACCTCGACGCGCAGGTGCTGGGTGGTGCCGACCGGGTCCCCGTCGGTGTGCACGGGGAGCGGACGGCTCGCGGTCAGCTCGTAGTACTCCCGATCGTGCCACCCGGTTATCCATGGCAGGTCCCGGACGTCACGGCCGGTCAGCGCCTTGCGCATGGTCTGCAGCAACGCGGGCAGCGAGATGTCGGTCAGGGCGGTCAGGTCCAGGCCACGCTCCAGCGTCGCCTCGGGACACATGCGCGAGGGGAGGGGCCCGAAGAAGGTGTAGGGGTCGGCGTTGCAGACCACCGCGGCGCCGAGCACCCGTTCGCGCTTGAGCGCACCGCGCTGGCGTCCCTTCGGGCGGGCCGGGCCGGCCTCGATGTCGATGGTGGTCTCGGCGGCCCGCTTGCGTGCCTCCCAGCCGTGGTAGAGGAAGGACGTCTGCCCCAGGTAGCGCTTCATCCGTGGGTGCCACTCGACCTCGCGCACGACGTCGGCGTCGTAGCCGAACCCGGCGCACCACGCGAACCAGCGATCGTTGGCGCGGCCGACCGGCACCTGGCGTACCCGGTTCTCCTTGAGCGCCTGGAACAGGATCGAGGTGGCGCCCGTCAGGCTGCGCGGCAACCCGAGGATGCGTCCGTAGACGTTGGTCGACCCACCCGGCAGCACCGCCAGGGCCGTCGGGCTGCCGGCAAGCCCCTGCAGCACCTCGTTGACGGTCCCGTCGCCCCCGAGGGCCACGACGGCATCGAGTCCCCGCGTGGCTGCGTCGCGGGCGATCTCCGTGGCATGGTTGCGGTGGGTGGTCGCGATGACATCGACCTTGGCCACGTCGCTGAGGCGATCAGCCACCCAACGCGAGAGGTGGGGCTTGGTCCGGCGCGCGGCCGGATTGGTGACGACGAGGATCTGCACGTGAATCTCCTATGTCAAGCGGCGAGTGCGACGCAAGTCGCCGGGGCCGGTTGAGGGGTCTGTTGGTCGGTGACCATGGCGCGGTAGACGACGTCGGAGAGGCGTCGTCTCAGCGCCCGGATCGCTTCGGTCTTGGTCTTGCCCTCGGCAAGCTTCTTGTCGACGTAGGCGCGTGCCGGGGGGTGGATGCGCATCTGGGTGATCGCGATGCGGTGCAACGCCACGTTCAGCTGCCGGTTGCCGCCACGGTTGAGCCGGAACCGTTCACGGTTGGATGACCACACCGGGATCGGCGCGGTGCCGTTGACCATCGCGAACGCGGCCTTGGAGTGAAAGCGATCCACTCCAGCGGTCTCGCCGATCAGCTTGGCTGCGGTCAGCGCCCCGCAGCCTGGCAGCGCCAGCAGCGACGGGGCCTGGGCAGCGGTCAGCTCGGCGATCTCCCGCTCCAGGTCGTTGATCCGCACGGTCAGATGGCGGCACCGGTCGATGAGCTCTGTGGCGATGTTGGCCACCGTTCCATCGTGCTCAGCCAGCCTGGCGGTCAGCCCGTCGAGCACCGTGTAGCGGCTGAGGGTCTTGGGGGCGATGTCGTCGATGCGCAGCTCGTGTAGGTGCCAGTGGATCCTGTTGTGGATGCGGGTGCGCTCAGTGACCAGGTCCTCACGATGATCCACCAGCAGGCGGATGGTCCGCTCGGGCCCGTCCAGTCGTGCTGAGGCCAGCTGGGGGTTGCGCAGCGCGGCGATGGCGACCGCTTCGGCATCGATCGGGTCAGACTTGCCGCGCTTGCGGCCGCCGCGGCGGGCCTGGCCCATCAGGCGCGGTGGGACTCGCACGACCGCCTCGCCGGCGCGGATCAGGTCCTGCTCCAGCCGGCGGGTGAGGTGCCGGCAGTCCTCAAGCGCCCAGCAGCGCTCATCGCCGAGCTGTTCAGCCCACGCGACGGCCTTCACGTGGCCGGCCACCGTGGTCTGCACGGTGATGTCATCCAGGACACGGCCTGCATCATCGATGGCGACGATGGTGTGGGTGCGCTTGTGCGCGTCGACTCCGAGCCTGATCATGGGATGTGTCTCCTGTCGTTGATGGGTGACAGGACCGGTCGGTGGACACACCTCAGTTGAGGTCAGGAAACGCCAAGCTCCTATCAAGTCACGCCGGCCGGTCCGACGCCCCCACCCAGCGACACTTCGCGTGGAAGCCATCACCAGAGCGAGGCAGCGAGGCTATGAGCCAACTGGGCGGGGCCTGGGGAGCATGACACTGACGAAGAGGCTACTGGTCGGATCAGCCGAACGTGTTGTCGGACGGGGCCTGGGGGCCGTCGTCGGTGGTCGGCGTCGGGGTGGGGGTGGGGCTCGGCGAGGGGGAGGCCGGGACGGTCGGCTGCAGGCCGGTCGGGGTGGCCGCCGGGGTCGGTGTGGCCGGCGGTGGTGGCGCCACGCCGGGATCGGGTGGGGCCGTCTGCGGGCCGCCGTCGGGGGCCGGCGTCGTGCCAGGAGTCGTGGACGGGCTGGCCGAGGGGTCGGGTGTCGGCAGCGGCGGGTGCTGGTGCAACGGGCACGAGAACGTCGGCAGCTCGGCAGGAAGGGCAGTCAGCGTCTCGGTGACCGGGCAGAAGGGGGTCGCGATGCCGCCGGTCTCGGGGTCGATCTCCACGGTCACCGCGAGCTCGTGGGGGTAGCGCAACGGCTGGATGGGCCGGCCCTCCAACGCCGTGGACATGAATCGCTGCCAGATCCTGGCCGGCCATGTCCCGCCCTGGACCGCAGCGACCCCGTGCACGTCGACCAGCGGACGTGCCCGGTCGGGATACCCGATCCACACGGCGGTGCTGTACTCGCGGGTGAACCCGACGAACCATGCGTCGCGGTTCTCCTGGACCGTCCCGGTCTTGCCGGCCGATGGTCGCTCGCCCAGCGACGCGGCCCGGCCGGTGCCCTCGGTGACGACCTGCTGCATGGTGTCGGTGACGAGCCAGGCGGTCTCGGGGTCCACGACCGTCACAGGCAGCCCGCGGGGCTCCCACACGACGTTGCCGTCGGCGTCGGTGATGTGGGTCACGGCGGTCGGGGCGGCGTGCACGCCCCCGTTGGCCAGCGTCCCGAAGGCGCTGGCCATGTCGAGGGGGCTCACCCCTTCCGACAGGCCGCCGAGCACGATCGAGGGGTTGCTGCCGATCCTGCCGCGGACCCCCATCGAGTGGGCCATGTTCTCCACCGCGCCGGGGCCGAGCTCCAGCGCCAGGCGGGCGAACGCCCCGTTGGAGGAACGCACCAGCGCCTCGCGCAGGGTGATCTCGCCGGTGGTGCCCGAGCGGACCGTCCACGGTTCGGGGTCGCCCACGTCGAAGCTGCCGGGCCCGGACTCGATCACGGAGTCCAGGGTCCAGCCGCGCGACAGCGCGGCGGTCAGGGCGAAGACCTTGAAGGTGCTGCCGGGCTGCCGCCGTCCCTGCGTGGCGAGGTCGAACTGGCTGGTGGCGAAGTCCCTGCCGCCGACCAGCGCGGCGATGTGGCCGGTGGCCGGGTCCACCACGCTGATGGCCACCTCCGGATCCTCCGCGCCCGACCAGAACGCGGTGGAGGCGGCGTCGGCTGCGGCCTGGACCGCGGGGTCGATGGTGGTGTGGATGCGCAGGCCGCCACCGAAGAGCCGACGCCACCGGCGTTCCTCGTCCACGCCGAAGTGCTCGTCGCCGACCAGCTGCCGCTTCACGTACTCCACGAAGAAGGGGTACTGGACGGGGGGTGCTTCGGGTGGCTCGGTCAGGCCCAGGGGGGCGGCGTCGAGCTGGTCTCGGTCCGCAGCCGACAGGTCGCCGTTGCGCGTCAACGCGTCGAGCACGCGAGTCCGTTCGGCCCGGGCACGGTCAGGGGCGGTGAACGGGTTGGCGGCCTCCGGCGAGCGGATGACCGCCACCAGCAGGGCCGACTGCGCGAGGGACAGCTCGGTGGTGGTGGTGTCGAAGTACACCTGCGCGGCGGCCTCGATGCCGTAGGCGCCGGCGCCGAAGTACACGGTGTTGAGGTACTCGGTGAGGATCTCGTCCTTGGTGGCGTCCTGCTCGAGCTCCCAGGCGAGACGGGCCTCGAGCAGCTTGCGTTCGATGGTGTTCTCGGGGTCGGGGAAGTAGCGGTTCTTGACCAGCTGCTGGGTCAGGGTCGAGCCGCCCTGGACCACCTCGCCGGCTTGCCGGTTGGCCACGAAGGCCCGCACCACCGCTCGGGGGTCGACGCCCTCGTGGTCCCAGAAGCGTCGGTCCTCGGCATCGACGAGCGCGGTGACCAGGTGATCGGGCAGGTCCTCGCGCTCGACCGGTTCGCGGTGGCTGAACCGGAAGGTGGCGATCTGGGTGCCGTCCGCGGCGTAGACGAAGGACTGCGCGAAGGCATCGACCTCGGGCAGGTCGACGTCCCGGACCTCGACCGACACCAGCTGGTCGCAGGCCGAGGCGAGCAGGGCGCAGGCAAGCAGCAGCCCCAGCCACGAAACCTTCCAACGCCGGGTCACGGGGCCAGTGTCGCGCAGCCCGGCATCGCCGGCCGGGCAGGTCCTGCAGCGGACCGGTCCGCCTGTCGCCTGCGCGTCAGTCCCCGAAGCCAACCCCCAGGGTGCGGGCTGCCTCGATCCACTTGTGGTCCAGGGGCACGGTCCGCCGGCGGCCGGCAACCTCCTCCAGCGGGAGCCTGACGATGTGGCGCCCAGACGTGGCGATCATCTTGCCGTAGTCGCCCTCGACGATGGCCTGCACGGCGTCGGCACCCATGTAGGTGGCGAGCAGGCGGTCGACGGCCGAGGGGCTGCCACCGCGCTGGACGTGCCCGAGGATCGTGGTGCGCGACGCGATGCCAGTCAATGCCTCCAGTCGCTCGGCCAGCATCGTCGTCGACTGCGTCAGCTCGTGCTCGTAGGCCGCGATGGCCTGCTTCGCCGCCGCCTTCTCGTCGCTGTCCCCGGCATCGCCCTTGGCCGCCAGCAACCGGTCGAGCTCGGCCTTCTCCTCAGTGGAGATCGCGCCCTCGCTGATCGCCACGATGGAGAACCGGCTGCCCGAGGCCTTGCGGGCCATGAGCGTCTCCGCGACCTTCTCCACGCTGTAGGGGATCTCCGGGATGAGGATGACGTCGGCGCCGCCCGCGAGCCCGGCGCCCAGCGCCAGCCAGCCGGTGTTGTGCCCCATGACCTCCACGACCATGGTGCGGTGGTGGCTGTGTGCCGTGGAGTGGAGGCGGTCGACAGCCTCGGTCGCGATGGAGAGGGCGGTGTCGAACCCGAACGTTCGCTCGGTGCCCCACACGTCGTTGTCGATCGTCTTCGGCAGGGTGACGACGTTCATGCCCGCGTCGGCCAGGCGCTTGGCGTTCTTCTGGGTCCCGCCACCGCCGAGGCACACGATGGCCTCCACCCCCATGTTCGCGGCGGTCTCGACCATGGCGGCGGTCATGTCCAGCGTCTGGTCGCCGACCCGCATCTTGTGTGGCTTGTCACGCGACGTGCCGAGGATGGTCCCGCCCTTGATGAGGATGCCGGACAACGCCTCGGAGTCCAGGCGCACGTGCCGTCGGTCCATGAGGCCGCGGAAGCCGTCGAGGTACCCGACGACGGACAGGCCGTGCTTGCGGATCGCCGACTTGCCGATGGCCCGGATGGCGGCGTTCAGCCCCGGGGCATCACCGCCTGCGGTCAGCACGCCGATGCTCTTCACCATGGTTCGTCCTCCTCGCCGAGTGCGACCAGCCTATTCGCCAGCGAGGTCGGGGAGGGGGCAGGCAGGGGTCAGCGGCGTCACGTCACGGCAACCGACGGTTCGGGTCGTGCCACGCGCCGGCGAGCGGTTGCCCCGGTGGCGTGCAGCAGGGCGAGGACGACCAGCGCGACCCCGAGCAGCTGGACCGGCGTGGGCCGCTCGCCGAGCAGGCCCGCCCCCAGCAGCATGGAGCCCACCGGCTGCAGGGTCAGGACGACGGAGGTGAGCGCCGCAGGCAGCCTCGGCAGGGAGGCGGTGATCAGCAGCCATGCGACCACCTGCGAGCCGACGGCCAGGGCCAGCAACCATCCCGCCGAAGGCCACGACGGCACCAGCGCCGCTGCCTGGCCCTGTGCGACGGCGACCACGGCGGTGCCGATCGCCCCGAGCGCCGTGGCATCCCGCAGGGCCCCTGCCGGCCGGACGTTGCCGATGTTGGCCTGGCGCAACGCGAGGAGGAACCCCGCGTAGGCCACCCCGGTCCCGACGCCCAGGAGGGACCCGCGGACGGGGTCGGTCCCGTAGGTCCCGGTGCCGAGCACGCCGGAGATGATCACCACACCGGAAGCCAGGACCGGGATGGCCGCCAGGACCCGGGCGTGGGGCTTCTCCCCGAGCAGCGCCCACGAGGCCAGGGGCACGATGACCACCTGGCCGGCGGCGAGCACCGTCGCAAGGCCGGCGCCGACCAGGTCCATCGCGGTGTGCCACATGACGAGGTCGGCGGTGAAGAACAGGCCGGCCAGCCCACCCATCAACCGAGCCCGCATGGCGACCGGCTCGAGGGGTCGACGACGCCAGGCCACGAGCGCCAGGAGGGGCAGGGCATAGGCGCAGCGGAAGAAGGCCGCAGGCGCAGGCTGCACGTCGGCGAGCACCACCCAGACACCGCTCATCGCGATGCCGAGCGAGCCGACGACGGCGCCGACGAGCGGTGAGCGGGCAGCGGGGCGGGACTGGGGTGACAGCAGCATCGAGGCACAGGCTGCACGACCCCACGTCGAAGCACAGCTTCGATGTTCTTCATCGAAGATGAAGCGATGCTTCATCCAGGGTGGTTGACTTCCTGCGTGATGCTGCACCCGACACGCCTCGTGACCCTCGCCGCCGTCGACGACCACGGCGGGGTGGTGGGCGCCGCCGCGGCGTTGCACCTGACCCCGTCGGCGGTGTCGCAGCAGCTGCGGCAGCTGGAGCGCGAGGCAGGCGTGGGACTGCTGGACCGGTCCGGACGCCAGATCCGCCTGACCGAGGCCGGAGCACGCCTGGCCGCCCGGGGTCGCACGATCGGTCGCGAGGTGGTCCTGGCCGCCGACGACCTCGCGGACTGGTCGGATGCCGATGCGCGGCCGGTGGAGATCGCCACCTTCCAGACCGTGATCTGCCAGATGCTGGCGCCCCTGATGGGTGCGGGGGTCCTGCGGGACGCGGGGCTCGACCTGCGGATCGTCGAGCTCGAGGGCCCTCCTGCCCTCGACGCCCTGCATGCTGGTCGCGTGGACGTGGTGATGACGGAGGAGCTGCTGGGCACCGCGCAACCCCACGGGGACCGATCGGCGCCGGTCACCCGGCTTGTCGTCGATGACCGCTACCGGGTGATCGTGCCCGCCGGGTGGGCGGTCGACGACACCAGCCCCGACCGGTTGCGCGCCGACCTCGTGGCACGGCCGTGGATCGGCCAGGTCCCCGGCAGCGCCGGCGGCGCCATGCTGGCCGACCTCGAGCGTCGCTGGAGCTTCTCCGCCCGGCTGGTCCACATCTGCGACGAGTACGTCAGCGCGGTGGCGCTGGCTGAGGCAGGACTGGGCGCCACGCTCGCCCCGCACCTGGCGGTCCCGGCCCACGTGTCGGGCGCGGAGTCCCGCACGGTCAGGTTCCTCGACGGTGCCCCGGACCTGGGCATGCGCCGCGTACGTGCCCTCTGCCGACCGTCGCGTCGGCCCGTCGCCGCGGTCGATCGGCTGCTGCAGGTCCTCGCCGAACGGGCACGGGTGATGGGGCTTCGAGCACAGCTCCTGGGGCACGGTGAATCGACCGCTCCGCTGGTGGACCACTAGGCTCCGGCGGCCGGCGGCCGGACGCCGCTGGGAAGCTCGGGACGAAGGGCACGCAGGGATGGGCGCAGGACGGCTGATCGACGGGGTGCTCGGGCTGGCCCGCTCGGGTCCGGTTCGCTCGGGCGTGGAGTGGTTGCGTCCGGACCCGGCATCACCGTCGGCGCCGATGGCCACGGTCGCGTGGCTGGACTCCTTCTCGCCGTCCCTGATGCCCCGGACCTCGGTGCTGCAGGGCGTCGTCGGGGGCCTCGCCGTTCTCTCCATGCGCACCATCGCCGACCGCAGCGAGGCTGCGCTGGAACCGCTGCTCGGCCCCCACCTCGCGACCCGCCGGCGGCTGCTCGTGCGTGGCGGACTGGCCGTGCTGGGCCTGGGGTTGTCCAACCTGCCGGAGCGCGGCGACGAACGGCTGTGGTGGTCCAGCCTCCGCGGTGGGGGCGCGATGCTGCGGTCGATCGCCACGGGGGGTGCGATCCACGACATCGGACATGCGGCCTGGGTCCGCCAGCCCGACCGTTCCGGCGTGCGCGCAGCCGTGGCAACCGCCTCGGTGGTCGCTGGTGTCGGCCTGTGGGCGGACCGTCGACTCCACCAGCGGATCGCGGCGATCGAACCGTGGCCGCTGGAACAACGGACCGCCGTGCCCCAGAGCGCGGCGATCAGCGCCGGCGTCGTGCTCGGCGGCCGGCTGCTGGGCGAGGCCGTCCAGGCAACCGGGCGCTCCCTGGCTGCGTGGCTCGGTCCCGGCCGTGCCAAGACGGCGTTGGCCGTCGCGGCCAACGGCATGCTGTGGTCACGTGGCCTCAACACCCTGTACCACGCGGCGGTGGAGCGTGTGGGACAGGGCAACGCGGCCATCGAGGCCGGCTACGACCGTGCGCCCGACCGATCGACCGTGTCCGGCGGACCGGGCAGCCAGTCGCACTTCGCCGAGCTCGGCCGGCAGGGGCGCCGGTTCGTCACCGACGTCCTCGACCGCGAGCTGATCGAGCAGGTCATGGGGGAGCCTGCGCTCGACGATCCGGTTCGGGTCTACGTCGGCCACGACGCCGAACCGCTGTATCCCACCGCCCGTGCGGAGCTGGCGCTGGAGGAGCTCGAGCGCACGGGTGCCTACGACCGACGGTTCCTGCTGCTCACCTCCCCCACGGGGACCGGTTGGGTGGACCAGACGCTGGTGGAGTCCGCCGAGCTGTTCGCCCGTGGGGACATCGCCACCTGCGCGATCCAGTACGGGCGCCATCCCTCCTACCTGGCCCTGCAGAACATCCCGCTCGGCCGCAGCCAGTTCCGGATCCTGCTGCTCGGGGTCCGCGAACGCCTGCGTGCCGTCCCACCCGAGCAGCGTCCCACCGTCCTGGTGTTCGGTGAGAGCCTGGGGGCGTGGACCGCCTCCGACGTGATCATGCACCTGGGCATCAGCGGGTTCGACCACTACGGGATTGACCGGGCGCTGTGGGTGGGGTTGCCGTGGATGGCCCGGTGGTCGCGCAGCGGCATGATCCGCGGCAGCTCCGACCTCGTTCCGCCCGGGACCGTCGGCGTCTTCGACCGATGGGCCCAGCTCGACGCACGGTCCCCGGCCGAACGGGATCGCCTCCGTGCGGTGATCCTGTCCCACGACAACGACCCCATCGCCGTGCTCGGCCCCGACCTGGCCGTCCAGCAGCCCCGCTGGTTGCAGGGCGACCACCGCGGCCGAGGCGTCCCCGAGGGCATGCGCTGGTCACCGGTCGTGACGTTCCTGCAGACCGCCGTGGATGCCGTCAACTCCATGATCCAGGTGCCCGGCGCGTTCACCTCCTACGGCCACGACTACCGCGCCGACATGGCCCGGTTCGTGCACGCGGCCTACCACATGCCCGACGTGGACGAGGCGACGATGCGCAGGGTGGAGGAGACCCTCGTGGACCTCGACCTCGCCCGGGCCGGACGGCTGGGCACGTTGCACGAGTGACGTCGACTAGGAGTCGGTCGCCAAGCGCTTGATGGCGAGGACCGCCAGGTCGTCGGACGTGCGGCCGCCCTGGAGCTCCACGGTCCTGCGCTTGAGATGATCGGCCACGACCGAGGCGGACGTGCCGCCCACTTCGCTGACCATGCTCGCCAGCCCGTCCTCGCCGAGCATGCCGTGTTCGGTACGGGCCTCGGTCAGCCCGTCGGTGTAGAGCACGAGGACCTCCCCGACTGCCAGGTCGACCTCGCTGGCGGTCAGCGACGGTTCCTCCAGCACCCCCAGGAGTGACCCCCGTGCCCCGACCGGGGACACGCTGCCGTCGGCAGCCAGCCGCAGCGGGGCGGGGTGGCCCGCCCGGACCAGCCGGAGCGTTCCCGGACGGGACAGGTCCACCTCGACGTAGACGGCCGTGCAGAACGTCGGCTCCTCGGCCTCGTGGGCCAGGATCGCCTGGTTGACCAGCCCCAGCACCTGGACGGGGTCGTGGGCCTCC
The nucleotide sequence above comes from Euzebya pacifica. Encoded proteins:
- a CDS encoding DMT family transporter — encoded protein: MLLSPQSRPAARSPLVGAVVGSLGIAMSGVWVVLADVQPAPAAFFRCAYALPLLALVAWRRRPLEPVAMRARLMGGLAGLFFTADLVMWHTAMDLVGAGLATVLAAGQVVIVPLASWALLGEKPHARVLAAIPVLASGVVIISGVLGTGTYGTDPVRGSLLGVGTGVAYAGFLLALRQANIGNVRPAGALRDATALGAIGTAVVAVAQGQAAALVPSWPSAGWLLALAVGSQVVAWLLITASLPRLPAALTSVVLTLQPVGSMLLGAGLLGERPTPVQLLGVALVVLALLHATGATARRRVARPEPSVAVT
- a CDS encoding transglycosylase domain-containing protein, with product MTRRWKVSWLGLLLACALLASACDQLVSVEVRDVDLPEVDAFAQSFVYAADGTQIATFRFSHREPVEREDLPDHLVTALVDAEDRRFWDHEGVDPRAVVRAFVANRQAGEVVQGGSTLTQQLVKNRYFPDPENTIERKLLEARLAWELEQDATKDEILTEYLNTVYFGAGAYGIEAAAQVYFDTTTTELSLAQSALLVAVIRSPEAANPFTAPDRARAERTRVLDALTRNGDLSAADRDQLDAAPLGLTEPPEAPPVQYPFFVEYVKRQLVGDEHFGVDEERRWRRLFGGGLRIHTTIDPAVQAAADAASTAFWSGAEDPEVAISVVDPATGHIAALVGGRDFATSQFDLATQGRRQPGSTFKVFALTAALSRGWTLDSVIESGPGSFDVGDPEPWTVRSGTTGEITLREALVRSSNGAFARLALELGPGAVENMAHSMGVRGRIGSNPSIVLGGLSEGVSPLDMASAFGTLANGGVHAAPTAVTHITDADGNVVWEPRGLPVTVVDPETAWLVTDTMQQVVTEGTGRAASLGERPSAGKTGTVQENRDAWFVGFTREYSTAVWIGYPDRARPLVDVHGVAAVQGGTWPARIWQRFMSTALEGRPIQPLRYPHELAVTVEIDPETGGIATPFCPVTETLTALPAELPTFSCPLHQHPPLPTPDPSASPSTTPGTTPAPDGGPQTAPPDPGVAPPPPATPTPAATPTGLQPTVPASPSPSPTPTPTPTTDDGPQAPSDNTFG
- a CDS encoding alpha/beta-hydrolase family protein, giving the protein MGAGRLIDGVLGLARSGPVRSGVEWLRPDPASPSAPMATVAWLDSFSPSLMPRTSVLQGVVGGLAVLSMRTIADRSEAALEPLLGPHLATRRRLLVRGGLAVLGLGLSNLPERGDERLWWSSLRGGGAMLRSIATGGAIHDIGHAAWVRQPDRSGVRAAVATASVVAGVGLWADRRLHQRIAAIEPWPLEQRTAVPQSAAISAGVVLGGRLLGEAVQATGRSLAAWLGPGRAKTALAVAANGMLWSRGLNTLYHAAVERVGQGNAAIEAGYDRAPDRSTVSGGPGSQSHFAELGRQGRRFVTDVLDRELIEQVMGEPALDDPVRVYVGHDAEPLYPTARAELALEELERTGAYDRRFLLLTSPTGTGWVDQTLVESAELFARGDIATCAIQYGRHPSYLALQNIPLGRSQFRILLLGVRERLRAVPPEQRPTVLVFGESLGAWTASDVIMHLGISGFDHYGIDRALWVGLPWMARWSRSGMIRGSSDLVPPGTVGVFDRWAQLDARSPAERDRLRAVILSHDNDPIAVLGPDLAVQQPRWLQGDHRGRGVPEGMRWSPVVTFLQTAVDAVNSMIQVPGAFTSYGHDYRADMARFVHAAYHMPDVDEATMRRVEETLVDLDLARAGRLGTLHE
- a CDS encoding 6-phosphofructokinase; this encodes MVKSIGVLTAGGDAPGLNAAIRAIGKSAIRKHGLSVVGYLDGFRGLMDRRHVRLDSEALSGILIKGGTILGTSRDKPHKMRVGDQTLDMTAAMVETAANMGVEAIVCLGGGGTQKNAKRLADAGMNVVTLPKTIDNDVWGTERTFGFDTALSIATEAVDRLHSTAHSHHRTMVVEVMGHNTGWLALGAGLAGGADVILIPEIPYSVEKVAETLMARKASGSRFSIVAISEGAISTEEKAELDRLLAAKGDAGDSDEKAAAKQAIAAYEHELTQSTTMLAERLEALTGIASRTTILGHVQRGGSPSAVDRLLATYMGADAVQAIVEGDYGKMIATSGRHIVRLPLEEVAGRRRTVPLDHKWIEAARTLGVGFGD
- a CDS encoding diacylglycerol/lipid kinase family protein is translated as MQILVVTNPAARRTKPHLSRWVADRLSDVAKVDVIATTHRNHATEIARDAATRGLDAVVALGGDGTVNEVLQGLAGSPTALAVLPGGSTNVYGRILGLPRSLTGATSILFQALKENRVRQVPVGRANDRWFAWCAGFGYDADVVREVEWHPRMKRYLGQTSFLYHGWEARKRAAETTIDIEAGPARPKGRQRGALKRERVLGAAVVCNADPYTFFGPLPSRMCPEATLERGLDLTALTDISLPALLQTMRKALTGRDVRDLPWITGWHDREYYELTASRPLPVHTDGDPVGTTQHLRVEVVPDALQLIV
- a CDS encoding LysR family transcriptional regulator, producing MLHPTRLVTLAAVDDHGGVVGAAAALHLTPSAVSQQLRQLEREAGVGLLDRSGRQIRLTEAGARLAARGRTIGREVVLAADDLADWSDADARPVEIATFQTVICQMLAPLMGAGVLRDAGLDLRIVELEGPPALDALHAGRVDVVMTEELLGTAQPHGDRSAPVTRLVVDDRYRVIVPAGWAVDDTSPDRLRADLVARPWIGQVPGSAGGAMLADLERRWSFSARLVHICDEYVSAVALAEAGLGATLAPHLAVPAHVSGAESRTVRFLDGAPDLGMRRVRALCRPSRRPVAAVDRLLQVLAERARVMGLRAQLLGHGESTAPLVDH
- a CDS encoding WhiB family transcriptional regulator translates to MSWRSRSACLDEDPELFFPVGSTGPALEQTERAKAICQACPVVAECLEWALESNQDAGVWGGLSEDERRALRRQRQRRRRLAS
- a CDS encoding IS110 family transposase; this translates as MIRLGVDAHKRTHTIVAIDDAGRVLDDITVQTTVAGHVKAVAWAEQLGDERCWALEDCRHLTRRLEQDLIRAGEAVVRVPPRLMGQARRGGRKRGKSDPIDAEAVAIAALRNPQLASARLDGPERTIRLLVDHREDLVTERTRIHNRIHWHLHELRIDDIAPKTLSRYTVLDGLTARLAEHDGTVANIATELIDRCRHLTVRINDLEREIAELTAAQAPSLLALPGCGALTAAKLIGETAGVDRFHSKAAFAMVNGTAPIPVWSSNRERFRLNRGGNRQLNVALHRIAITQMRIHPPARAYVDKKLAEGKTKTEAIRALRRRLSDVVYRAMVTDQQTPQPAPATCVALAA